From Streptomyces sp. CMB-StM0423, a single genomic window includes:
- a CDS encoding outer membrane protein assembly factor BamB family protein: MEPLRLDDPEQFGAYRPVGRLDTDAGEMRAPAARYIAQAPGGERTVLITAPSTEATAADHGHAGRFHAAAAEARRLGGTGGPWLAPVGELSATGPPWWAMPYRPALPLPAALDAQQGPLPERTVYAVGAALAETLAALHAAGAAHGGLDPTAVLLTGDGPLLTGYGTVSAAGADGSPREHLAGLIPEFLPPEQTAGGRPRPLGDVYALAAVLLYAATGLLPGDQAADPQAGAFADPLTDPLTGDPAYGSDPYASDPYATGAYGTPANPLDLLQPGLRAVLEPCLHPDPARRPTAAALLPELLHAAAPGHSAAPGMGAAAPGTVLDAATTRSGAALAPGWLPRRVSAALAVQAADVLAAETEPDPAFLAAPAPGTPGAPDLIGGATVIGRPATRRALIAGIAGGAVGVAAGGAAAWAATTEDPPPPPTTAERLASRTTGRKRLSGAPPPVLWGRGLGKVDPVGPPAVAGGTTALVVAKSGVFALDLRTGKELWEQSDVRASAPAVPLADGMVLVPGKDLTVLDAADGSVAWTSEKFRRGGKTPYGALLGVAGDTAAFTVEEGGELTVVGYDLAKRRELWRSPGSAAATAALFLGGSVVLVPEADEDARHRDKPAAVSALDLGSGEERWAQEYAGMAGGHWAAAGKKLLVATAGKTMRGYDAGGGDELWSLTAEPWDEDMESTNPQNLGPPAVQGEMVHALDTFRAVHSVAQDSGEEQWKRNPQLGYVGVLVQAPPLHVTPDGKLLIAGDDTQVLAYDADGGDLLWRFTDMRPGKPKYAHRRRVAVGKDTAVIASGSSVYALPLD; the protein is encoded by the coding sequence ATGGAACCGCTGCGACTCGACGACCCCGAGCAGTTCGGGGCGTACCGGCCGGTGGGGCGTCTGGATACGGACGCGGGCGAGATGCGCGCGCCGGCCGCGCGCTACATCGCCCAGGCGCCGGGCGGCGAACGCACAGTCCTGATCACCGCACCGAGCACCGAGGCGACGGCCGCCGACCACGGCCACGCCGGGCGCTTCCACGCCGCCGCGGCCGAGGCACGGCGCCTCGGCGGTACGGGCGGCCCGTGGCTGGCGCCGGTGGGCGAGCTGTCGGCCACCGGACCGCCGTGGTGGGCGATGCCGTACCGGCCCGCGCTGCCGCTGCCCGCCGCGCTGGACGCCCAGCAGGGCCCGCTGCCCGAGCGCACCGTGTACGCCGTGGGCGCCGCGCTGGCCGAGACGCTGGCCGCGCTGCACGCCGCGGGCGCGGCGCACGGCGGGCTCGACCCGACGGCCGTGCTGCTCACCGGTGACGGCCCGCTGCTGACCGGCTACGGCACGGTGAGCGCGGCGGGCGCCGACGGCAGCCCGCGCGAGCACCTGGCCGGGCTGATACCCGAGTTCCTGCCGCCGGAGCAGACGGCGGGCGGGCGGCCGCGGCCGCTGGGGGACGTGTACGCGCTGGCCGCGGTGCTGCTGTACGCCGCGACCGGGCTGCTTCCGGGCGACCAGGCGGCGGACCCGCAGGCGGGCGCCTTCGCCGACCCGCTGACGGACCCGCTCACCGGCGATCCCGCGTACGGCTCCGACCCGTACGCCTCGGATCCGTACGCCACCGGCGCCTACGGCACCCCCGCGAACCCGCTGGACCTGCTCCAGCCCGGACTCCGCGCCGTCCTGGAGCCCTGTCTCCACCCCGACCCGGCCCGCCGCCCCACCGCAGCCGCGCTGCTGCCCGAGCTGCTGCACGCCGCGGCACCCGGCCACTCCGCGGCCCCCGGCATGGGCGCGGCCGCCCCCGGGACCGTGCTCGACGCGGCGACCACCCGCTCCGGTGCCGCCCTGGCCCCCGGCTGGCTGCCCCGCCGGGTCAGCGCCGCGCTGGCGGTCCAGGCCGCCGACGTGCTGGCCGCCGAGACCGAGCCGGACCCCGCCTTCCTCGCGGCGCCGGCCCCTGGCACCCCCGGCGCGCCGGACCTGATCGGCGGCGCCACCGTCATCGGCCGTCCCGCCACTCGCCGCGCCCTGATCGCCGGCATCGCCGGCGGGGCGGTGGGCGTCGCGGCCGGCGGCGCCGCGGCCTGGGCCGCGACCACGGAGGACCCGCCTCCGCCGCCGACCACCGCGGAGCGGCTGGCCTCGCGCACCACCGGCAGGAAGCGGCTGAGCGGCGCCCCGCCCCCCGTGCTGTGGGGCAGGGGCCTGGGCAAGGTGGACCCGGTCGGCCCGCCGGCCGTCGCCGGGGGCACCACCGCGCTGGTCGTCGCGAAGTCCGGCGTCTTCGCGCTGGACCTGCGGACCGGCAAGGAGCTGTGGGAGCAGTCGGACGTCCGCGCGTCGGCGCCCGCGGTGCCGCTCGCCGACGGCATGGTGCTGGTGCCCGGCAAGGATCTGACGGTGCTCGACGCCGCGGACGGCTCGGTGGCGTGGACGTCGGAGAAGTTCCGCCGGGGCGGCAAGACGCCGTACGGCGCGCTGCTCGGCGTGGCCGGCGACACAGCCGCGTTCACCGTCGAGGAGGGCGGCGAGCTGACGGTCGTCGGCTACGACCTCGCCAAGCGCCGCGAGCTGTGGCGCTCGCCCGGCTCGGCCGCCGCGACCGCCGCGCTCTTCCTCGGCGGCTCGGTCGTCCTGGTGCCCGAGGCCGACGAGGACGCCAGGCACCGCGACAAGCCGGCCGCGGTCTCCGCGCTCGACCTCGGCAGCGGCGAGGAGCGGTGGGCGCAGGAGTACGCCGGGATGGCGGGCGGCCACTGGGCCGCGGCGGGCAAGAAGCTGCTGGTCGCCACCGCCGGCAAGACGATGCGCGGGTACGACGCGGGCGGCGGCGACGAGCTGTGGAGCCTGACCGCGGAGCCGTGGGACGAGGACATGGAGAGCACCAACCCGCAGAACCTCGGCCCGCCCGCCGTGCAGGGCGAGATGGTGCACGCCCTCGACACCTTCCGCGCCGTGCACTCCGTGGCGCAGGACTCGGGCGAGGAGCAGTGGAAGCGCAACCCGCAGCTCGGCTACGTCGGGGTGCTCGTCCAGGCGCCGCCGCTGCACGTCACGCCCGACGGGAAGCTCCTGATCGCGGGCGACGACACGCAGGTGCTGGCGTACGACGCGGACGGCGGCGACCTGCTGTGGCGGTTCACCGACATGCGGCCGGGCAAGCCGAAGTACGCACACCGGCGCCGGGTGGCGGTCGGCAAGGACACGGCCGTGATCGCGAGCGGAAGCAGCGTGTACGCGCTGCCGCTGGACTGA
- a CDS encoding outer membrane protein assembly factor BamB family protein — MHTLTGSGGHTGGATGTTVGGQERVGPHRIVAPLGTYGPEGGPGADGPQFRLAYSEPLGRVVVLMTPPAALAADPGFRVRYASEAGTSARLAGPAAAPVAGVAPQDEEPWVAYDCAPALPLPAALAAHGGPLPVPYVCQLGVSLAAAVLQAHAQGLVYAGLTPAAVLLTAAGPRLVAYGAVRAAAPGDGPRTAVPGLPPAWLPPEQHAGGVPRPLGDIYALGVVLAYAATGAHSPDVAALPEPLASVLAGCLAQDPAQRPRADALLQQLQQAQQALPAEPGQEQVPGAVAAALTAQLPSLPAQGPLAPPPGPGAPGGPGQTPETSAGAGAGETSVPPPRPGRRALLRGLAFGAAGLAAGGGGVYAYRRATKEDPPVYRTTPAKGAAPTPLWHYSLQGQEADSVSLLGRIAVVETMGALTAVNVRTGKKAWDSDVFADGGLIDLGRGQVLLIPMFGAMEVVDLAGGKSKGAIEDYSLNSKLSFQEAVGAVDGIVYFLATRGSDTEEFAMVAYDTRKREEVWNKPLPKGYGDLNDNPLSDGERMKVRGRELLIPSAPTSGFDFTYLALDRRSGDKAWEQKFDGIEDYDGPSTFVTGSGVLVSPSNDADALRGFETRGAKKVWEHPMKEHFSGELTDARSRVLYGTQGAEVTALSVKNGKPVWRTPVYSGGRFDVTNVVLSGTGGTLFYSNDAEVQAFDTRDGAPLWRFATVSEAGGSSGDGTGVSGRVLAADDGIALVLSKDALYALPVD, encoded by the coding sequence ATGCACACGTTGACCGGCTCCGGCGGTCACACCGGCGGCGCGACCGGCACCACCGTCGGCGGCCAGGAGAGAGTGGGCCCGCACCGGATCGTCGCGCCGCTGGGCACGTACGGGCCGGAAGGCGGGCCCGGCGCCGACGGGCCGCAGTTCCGGCTTGCGTACAGCGAGCCGCTGGGCCGGGTCGTGGTGCTGATGACGCCGCCCGCGGCGCTCGCCGCCGACCCCGGCTTCCGGGTCCGGTACGCCTCCGAGGCCGGTACGTCCGCGCGGCTGGCCGGGCCGGCCGCCGCGCCGGTGGCCGGGGTGGCGCCGCAGGACGAGGAGCCGTGGGTGGCGTACGACTGCGCGCCCGCGCTGCCGCTGCCCGCGGCGCTGGCGGCGCACGGCGGCCCGCTGCCGGTGCCCTACGTCTGCCAGCTGGGGGTGTCACTGGCCGCCGCGGTGCTCCAGGCGCACGCCCAGGGCCTGGTGTACGCGGGGCTGACGCCCGCCGCGGTGCTGCTGACGGCGGCCGGGCCGCGGCTCGTGGCGTACGGCGCGGTGCGCGCGGCGGCGCCGGGTGACGGGCCCCGTACGGCGGTGCCGGGGCTGCCGCCCGCGTGGCTGCCGCCGGAGCAGCACGCCGGCGGGGTGCCGCGGCCGCTGGGCGACATCTACGCGCTGGGCGTGGTGCTGGCGTACGCCGCCACCGGCGCCCACTCCCCCGACGTGGCCGCGCTGCCCGAGCCGCTGGCCTCCGTCCTCGCCGGCTGCCTGGCCCAGGACCCGGCGCAGCGCCCGCGCGCGGACGCCCTGCTCCAGCAGCTTCAGCAGGCGCAGCAGGCCCTGCCGGCGGAGCCGGGGCAGGAGCAGGTGCCCGGCGCCGTCGCCGCGGCACTGACCGCGCAACTGCCGTCGCTGCCGGCGCAGGGCCCGCTCGCGCCCCCGCCGGGCCCGGGCGCGCCCGGAGGCCCCGGGCAGACGCCGGAGACGTCGGCCGGGGCGGGCGCCGGGGAGACCTCGGTGCCCCCGCCGCGCCCGGGGCGCCGCGCGCTGCTGCGCGGCCTCGCCTTCGGCGCCGCCGGCCTCGCGGCCGGCGGGGGCGGCGTCTACGCGTACCGCCGGGCGACGAAAGAGGATCCGCCGGTCTACCGCACCACCCCCGCGAAGGGCGCCGCGCCCACGCCGCTGTGGCACTACTCGCTGCAGGGCCAGGAGGCCGACTCGGTCAGCCTCCTCGGCAGGATCGCCGTCGTGGAGACGATGGGCGCGCTCACCGCCGTGAACGTGCGCACCGGCAAGAAGGCGTGGGACTCCGACGTGTTCGCGGACGGAGGGCTGATCGACCTCGGCCGGGGCCAGGTGCTCCTCATCCCGATGTTCGGCGCAATGGAGGTCGTCGACCTCGCCGGCGGCAAGTCGAAGGGCGCCATCGAGGACTACTCGCTGAACAGCAAGCTGTCCTTCCAGGAGGCCGTCGGCGCGGTCGACGGGATCGTCTACTTCCTGGCCACGCGGGGCTCCGACACGGAGGAGTTCGCCATGGTCGCGTACGACACCCGCAAGCGCGAAGAGGTGTGGAACAAGCCGCTGCCCAAGGGCTACGGCGACCTGAACGACAATCCGCTCAGCGACGGCGAGAGGATGAAGGTCCGCGGCCGCGAGCTGCTCATCCCCAGCGCCCCCACCTCCGGCTTCGACTTCACCTACCTCGCGCTCGACCGGCGCAGCGGGGACAAGGCGTGGGAGCAGAAGTTCGACGGGATCGAGGACTACGACGGCCCCAGCACCTTCGTGACCGGGTCCGGGGTGCTCGTCAGCCCCAGCAACGATGCCGACGCGCTGCGGGGGTTCGAGACGCGCGGCGCCAAGAAGGTGTGGGAGCACCCGATGAAGGAGCACTTCTCCGGGGAGCTGACCGACGCACGCTCGCGCGTGCTGTACGGCACGCAGGGCGCCGAGGTGACGGCGCTGTCGGTGAAGAACGGCAAGCCGGTGTGGCGCACCCCGGTCTACTCCGGCGGCCGGTTCGACGTCACCAACGTCGTCCTCAGCGGCACCGGCGGCACCCTCTTCTACAGCAACGACGCCGAGGTGCAGGCGTTCGACACCCGCGACGGCGCCCCGCTCTGGCGGTTCGCCACGGTCAGCGAGGCCGGCGGCTCCTCCGGCGACGGCACGGGCGTCTCCGGCCGCGTGCTCGCCGCGGACGACGGCATCGCCCTCGTCCTGTCCAAGGACGCCCTCTACGCACTCCCGGTGGACTGA
- a CDS encoding protein kinase domain-containing protein — translation MATPLTHDDPQQLGPYRLVARLGSGGMGTVYLARSAGGRTVALKTMHADLVSGEAGTAGAEFRTRFRLETDAARVIGDHYGAEVVDADPLAETPWLATEYVLGPPLDEAVAVSGPLPETTTRALGAALCEALGQLHRSGVVHRDLKPSNILLTAAGPKVIDFGIARAAGDDHLTRTGTAAGTPAFMSPEQASGVEHTPVGDVFALAGVLVFACTGHGPFGGGQAADLLYRVRYGEADLSGVPAGLLPLLQRCLTKEPETRPGTDELALLLAEGLPDGTAADFADQLPDALHADILRRAAVAWQPQPPRLPSPEQAAMETEVGAAPGPSRRKVLALAGAGAVAVGGAGVGAWAYLRDDEKEPEAKPKAKKPKAPKELWTRPVVGGGGAFSLATGGNYVLLLTTTGGGQFVDARNGKLRGVSQLLSPSLGIVGDDSGFYSVGSRSVSGEGTHALFLNDPETGDSEEDVVLNGADVKGTAIEGSENGIVLMRASTRWVTRVYRDKKTKKKVVEKTPWTSQFVAADMKTGELLWGYDNKSPDTGPSYATALTKDEALIRVESTLTCIDARSGEVRWTWKAPAEDRESLAGLQQFPTAKGHVLLGLRDLTALRLSDGEVGWSVGEGRDARAALGPGTRLYGTPAVKDGKVYVVENGNGLIAIDGASGEVEWEARADWAGPQAFIVAPVVGKKYAYVGTGGRDWVQAVDLEEHRTAWSYRGPEDNERPMVLAQDDAKVVLVVTAADVRGLPLQ, via the coding sequence ATGGCTACGCCCCTCACCCACGACGATCCGCAGCAACTGGGCCCGTACCGGCTGGTCGCCCGCCTCGGCAGCGGCGGCATGGGCACCGTCTACCTCGCCCGCTCCGCGGGCGGGCGCACCGTGGCGCTCAAGACCATGCACGCCGACCTCGTCAGCGGCGAAGCCGGCACCGCGGGCGCCGAGTTCCGCACCCGCTTCCGGCTGGAGACCGACGCCGCCCGGGTCATCGGCGACCACTACGGCGCCGAGGTCGTCGACGCCGACCCGCTGGCGGAGACGCCCTGGCTGGCGACCGAGTACGTGCTCGGCCCGCCGCTCGACGAGGCGGTGGCCGTGTCGGGGCCGCTGCCCGAGACCACGACGCGCGCGCTGGGCGCCGCGCTCTGCGAGGCGCTGGGGCAACTGCACCGCTCCGGCGTCGTCCACCGCGACCTGAAGCCGTCGAACATCCTGCTGACGGCGGCGGGGCCCAAGGTCATCGACTTCGGGATCGCCCGCGCGGCGGGCGACGACCACCTGACCCGTACCGGCACCGCCGCCGGCACGCCCGCCTTCATGTCGCCCGAGCAGGCGTCCGGCGTCGAACACACCCCGGTCGGCGACGTGTTCGCGCTCGCCGGCGTGCTGGTCTTCGCCTGTACGGGCCACGGCCCCTTCGGCGGCGGCCAGGCCGCGGACCTGCTGTACCGGGTGCGCTACGGCGAAGCCGACCTGTCCGGCGTGCCCGCCGGGCTGCTGCCGCTGCTCCAGCGCTGCCTGACCAAGGAGCCCGAGACCCGCCCCGGCACCGACGAGCTCGCGCTGCTGCTCGCCGAGGGACTGCCGGACGGCACGGCCGCCGACTTCGCCGACCAGCTCCCGGACGCGCTGCACGCCGACATCCTGCGCCGCGCCGCCGTCGCCTGGCAGCCGCAGCCGCCGAGGCTGCCGTCGCCGGAGCAGGCCGCCATGGAGACCGAGGTGGGCGCGGCCCCCGGCCCGTCGCGGCGCAAGGTGCTGGCGCTGGCGGGCGCGGGCGCGGTGGCCGTCGGCGGCGCGGGGGTGGGGGCGTGGGCGTACCTCCGCGACGACGAGAAGGAGCCGGAGGCCAAGCCCAAGGCGAAGAAGCCGAAGGCGCCGAAGGAGCTGTGGACGCGCCCGGTCGTCGGCGGCGGCGGCGCGTTCAGCCTGGCCACCGGCGGGAACTACGTGCTGCTCCTCACGACCACGGGCGGCGGGCAGTTCGTCGACGCGCGCAACGGCAAGCTGCGCGGCGTCAGCCAGTTGCTCAGCCCGTCGCTCGGCATCGTCGGCGACGACTCCGGGTTCTACTCCGTCGGCAGCCGCAGCGTCTCGGGCGAGGGCACGCACGCGCTCTTCCTCAACGACCCCGAGACGGGCGACTCCGAGGAGGACGTCGTCCTCAACGGCGCGGACGTCAAGGGCACGGCCATCGAGGGCTCCGAGAACGGCATCGTGCTGATGCGCGCGAGCACCCGCTGGGTGACCCGGGTCTACCGCGACAAGAAGACGAAGAAGAAGGTCGTCGAGAAGACGCCGTGGACCTCGCAGTTCGTGGCGGCGGACATGAAGACCGGCGAGCTGCTGTGGGGGTACGACAACAAGTCCCCCGACACCGGCCCCTCGTACGCCACCGCGCTGACGAAGGACGAGGCGCTCATCCGCGTCGAGTCCACCCTGACGTGCATCGACGCCAGGAGCGGCGAGGTGCGCTGGACCTGGAAGGCGCCGGCGGAGGACCGCGAGTCACTGGCCGGGCTGCAGCAGTTCCCGACCGCGAAGGGCCACGTCCTCCTCGGCCTGCGCGACCTGACCGCGCTGCGGCTGTCGGACGGCGAGGTGGGCTGGTCCGTCGGCGAGGGCCGCGACGCGCGCGCCGCCCTCGGCCCGGGCACCCGGCTGTACGGCACCCCCGCGGTCAAGGACGGCAAGGTGTACGTCGTCGAGAACGGCAACGGGCTCATCGCCATCGACGGCGCCAGCGGCGAGGTCGAGTGGGAGGCCAGGGCGGACTGGGCCGGGCCGCAGGCGTTCATCGTCGCGCCCGTGGTCGGCAAGAAGTACGCGTACGTGGGCACCGGCGGGCGCGACTGGGTGCAAGCGGTCGACCTTGAGGAGCACCGGACGGCCTGGTCGTACCGGGGGCCCGAGGACAACGAGCGCCCCATGGTCCTCGCCCAGGACGACGCCAAGGTCGTCCTCGTCGTCACCGCGGCCGACGTGCGCGGGCTTCCCCTTCAGTAG
- a CDS encoding protein kinase domain-containing protein → MKPLGTGDPLRLGPYRLIGVLGAGGMGKVYLGRDSAGHPAAIKVLRPELAHQSNLAQRFVREAHAAQAVQSPGVARVLGAETESGRPWIACEFLAGPTLAEAVERYGPLDGTALRAVGAALANTLTDIHAAGLVHRDVKPPNIVLTATGPRIIDFGIARPEHGLTLTSTGEAPVTPGYGPPEQVLGQRVGPPADVFALGAVLTLAATGQTAYQGSHVAAVQYEVVHGEPRLEGLPPDLYPLIAPCLAKDPAYRPTPPQIAAALAPPPGAAAVWQHGPLAEDIGGREQEATRLAALPAAGDTQVPGPSRRRLLVALGTGGAVVAASAGTAAWWWLGKDDGGTTAAPKRDPWAAQPLKSYSSDNAPAALWGPVGGLNSDMPMLLPLRETLVVAMADGSIAGLDIRTGREKWRQKDAAAASSAAALDENTFAAADADGAVYGLRGRDRREQWSAPDARAAVVLAGDKQGAYVTTKDGELRAIGTNGKERWTVPLPVKSTVSKPAWATTADGMLVLSGSDGKLAVVDTRDGRKVWDTPKRSSYALPCAVGGGFVYAGGDGLTAYALKGDGKVEWNEDPKGEYIWSAPALDGDLLYAVNDTNLTVRNTGTREIEWTQDATSVALKYPPVIQGNSLWAGTSSSVDPDAMKVYDIAKGRLAWEDRRTSRERDDWTMTAANNRVFVLYTGSLTANPVF, encoded by the coding sequence ATGAAACCCCTCGGCACCGGAGACCCGCTGCGCCTCGGCCCGTACCGCCTCATCGGCGTGCTCGGCGCGGGCGGCATGGGCAAGGTGTACCTCGGCCGGGACTCCGCCGGCCACCCCGCCGCGATCAAGGTGCTGCGGCCCGAGCTGGCCCACCAGTCGAACCTCGCACAGCGCTTCGTCCGCGAGGCGCACGCCGCGCAGGCGGTGCAGAGCCCCGGTGTGGCGCGGGTGCTGGGCGCGGAGACGGAGAGCGGCCGGCCCTGGATCGCCTGCGAGTTCCTCGCCGGGCCGACCCTTGCGGAGGCCGTCGAGCGGTACGGGCCGCTGGACGGCACGGCACTGCGCGCGGTCGGCGCGGCGCTGGCGAACACGCTCACCGACATCCACGCGGCGGGCCTCGTCCACCGCGACGTCAAGCCGCCCAACATCGTGCTGACGGCGACCGGGCCGCGCATCATCGACTTCGGCATCGCCCGCCCCGAGCACGGCCTGACGCTCACCAGCACCGGCGAGGCCCCCGTCACGCCCGGCTACGGGCCGCCGGAGCAGGTGCTCGGGCAGCGCGTGGGCCCGCCCGCGGACGTCTTCGCCCTGGGCGCGGTGCTCACGCTGGCGGCGACGGGGCAGACGGCGTACCAGGGCAGCCATGTGGCGGCCGTGCAGTACGAGGTGGTGCACGGCGAGCCGCGGCTCGAAGGGCTGCCGCCCGACCTCTACCCGCTGATCGCCCCGTGCCTGGCCAAGGACCCCGCGTACCGGCCCACTCCCCCGCAGATCGCCGCCGCCCTCGCCCCGCCGCCCGGCGCGGCGGCCGTCTGGCAGCACGGCCCGCTCGCCGAGGACATCGGGGGCCGCGAGCAGGAGGCGACCCGCCTCGCCGCGCTCCCCGCGGCCGGCGACACACAGGTGCCGGGGCCCTCGCGGCGGCGGCTGCTGGTCGCGCTCGGCACCGGCGGCGCGGTGGTGGCCGCGAGCGCGGGCACGGCCGCCTGGTGGTGGCTGGGCAAGGACGACGGCGGCACGACCGCGGCGCCCAAGCGCGACCCGTGGGCGGCGCAGCCGCTGAAGAGCTACAGCTCGGACAACGCCCCAGCGGCGCTCTGGGGCCCGGTCGGCGGGCTCAACTCCGATATGCCGATGCTGCTTCCGCTGCGCGAGACGCTGGTCGTCGCGATGGCCGACGGCAGCATCGCCGGCCTGGACATCCGCACGGGCAGGGAGAAGTGGCGCCAGAAGGACGCCGCGGCGGCGTCCAGCGCGGCGGCGCTCGACGAGAACACCTTCGCCGCGGCGGACGCCGACGGCGCCGTGTACGGGCTGCGCGGCCGCGACCGGCGCGAGCAGTGGTCGGCGCCGGACGCCCGGGCGGCGGTCGTGCTCGCGGGCGACAAGCAGGGCGCGTACGTGACCACGAAGGACGGCGAGCTGCGCGCGATCGGCACGAACGGCAAGGAGCGGTGGACGGTCCCGCTGCCGGTCAAGTCGACCGTCAGCAAGCCCGCGTGGGCCACGACGGCCGACGGCATGCTGGTGCTCTCCGGCTCGGACGGCAAGCTCGCGGTGGTCGACACCCGGGACGGCAGGAAGGTGTGGGACACCCCGAAGCGCAGCTCGTACGCGCTGCCGTGCGCGGTCGGCGGCGGCTTCGTGTACGCGGGCGGCGACGGGCTGACGGCGTACGCGCTGAAGGGCGACGGGAAGGTGGAGTGGAACGAGGACCCGAAGGGCGAGTACATCTGGTCCGCACCGGCACTGGACGGCGACCTGCTCTACGCCGTGAACGACACGAACCTCACCGTGAGGAACACCGGGACACGGGAGATCGAGTGGACGCAGGACGCCACGTCCGTCGCGCTGAAGTACCCGCCGGTGATCCAGGGGAACTCGCTGTGGGCCGGGACGTCGTCGAGCGTCGATCCGGACGCGATGAAGGTCTACGACATCGCCAAGGGAAGGCTGGCGTGGGAGGACCGCCGCACGTCGCGTGAGCGGGACGACTGGACCATGACGGCCGCGAACAACAGGGTGTTCGTCCTCTACACGGGGTCGCTGACCGCAAACCCCGTGTTCTGA